A window of Phytoactinopolyspora mesophila contains these coding sequences:
- a CDS encoding DUF2470 domain-containing protein, producing MSDNPFAPDVITAVAEHMSDEHDDDSLLIVRALGGVPEASEATVVHLDGTGVDFRVVVDGAERTVRVPWSRPLTERPEIRQEFVRMYQESAKALDIPPRQAGQH from the coding sequence ATGAGCGACAACCCTTTTGCACCGGACGTGATTACGGCCGTTGCTGAGCATATGAGCGACGAACACGACGACGATTCCCTGCTGATCGTGCGTGCCCTCGGGGGTGTCCCGGAGGCATCGGAGGCGACGGTCGTTCACCTGGACGGAACCGGAGTGGACTTCCGGGTTGTGGTGGACGGTGCGGAGCGGACCGTACGGGTGCCGTGGAGCCGGCCACTCACCGAACGCCCGGAGATCCGGCAAGAATTCGTGCGGATGTACCAGGAGTCGGCCAAAGCACTGGACATCCCGCCTCGTCAGGCCGGCCAGCACTAG